From Erwinia pyri, a single genomic window includes:
- a CDS encoding prepilin-type N-terminal cleavage/methylation domain-containing protein, with translation MKTSGFTLTELLIVMVIASILTLGATGGWLRWQQLQRLNDSARQVHHFLLRLRAEANEQNSQLLLWQSGKRAWCIGSGPPLPCATPSRKIVAAPWAEVSLHSLTEGMGFYGRRNVAKPGRIVLAGAAGERHIIVSSRGRVRICEDECP, from the coding sequence ATGAAAACGTCGGGATTTACCTTAACCGAGCTGTTAATTGTGATGGTGATCGCCAGCATACTCACTCTGGGCGCAACGGGCGGCTGGCTGCGCTGGCAGCAGCTTCAGCGGTTGAACGACAGCGCACGCCAGGTTCACCATTTTCTTCTGCGGTTACGTGCAGAAGCAAACGAGCAGAACAGCCAGCTTTTGCTGTGGCAGAGCGGGAAGAGAGCCTGGTGCATCGGCAGCGGTCCGCCTCTGCCCTGTGCAACACCATCACGCAAAATAGTCGCTGCGCCCTGGGCGGAGGTTTCACTGCACTCTTTGACGGAGGGGATGGGCTTTTATGGTCGCCGTAACGTGGCGAAACCAGGCCGCATTGTGCTCGCTGGGGCCGCAGGAGAACGGCATATCATTGTCTCCTCCCGCGGTCGGGTAAGAATCTGCGAGGATGAGTGCCCATGA
- a CDS encoding DUF2509 family protein, translated as MKQAGSALFMVIVLLALSAALLGATRRQLDQSLSRTGDEQHYLHQTSQALSALAWGSRQAWPASAGWQCRQERAAGWRSCLYQAESSPALLRGGSGTATVALYQWVKWNRESGRVAAVPHGWLDYCPLAEEGRCEPDEATAGF; from the coding sequence ATGAAGCAGGCTGGCAGCGCCCTGTTTATGGTGATCGTTCTGCTGGCGCTTTCGGCTGCGCTGCTGGGTGCCACTCGCAGGCAGTTGGATCAGAGCTTAAGCCGGACCGGTGACGAGCAGCACTACCTGCATCAGACCAGTCAGGCCCTCTCTGCACTTGCCTGGGGTAGTCGGCAGGCCTGGCCCGCCAGCGCGGGATGGCAGTGTCGGCAGGAGCGCGCCGCTGGCTGGCGAAGCTGTCTTTATCAGGCGGAAAGTTCTCCTGCGCTGCTGCGTGGGGGGAGTGGAACCGCAACGGTTGCCCTCTATCAATGGGTGAAGTGGAACCGGGAAAGTGGCCGGGTGGCCGCCGTGCCGCATGGCTGGCTGGACTACTGCCCGCTGGCAGAAGAGGGGAGGTGCGAGCCCGATGAGGCAACAGCAGGGTTTTAG
- the ptrA gene encoding pitrilysin, with the protein MRRYAVWFTPFFLLFSLIPLAQAQPGWQPVPEAIRKSEKDPRDYQAIKLDNGMTVLLVSDPQATKSLSALTLPVGSLENPRNQQGLAHYLEHMLLMGSKRYPQPDNLAEYLKKHGGSHNASTASYRTAFYLEVENAALEPAVDRLADAIAAPLLDPVNADRERHAVNAELTMARSRDGLRMAQVGAETLNPEHPSSLFSGGNLDTLKDKPGSKLHDALTAFYQRYYSANLMKAVIYSNKPMAELQTIAVKTFGRVENRHATVPDITVPVVTDKQKGIIIHYVPAQPRKQLKIEFRIDNNSDKFRSKTDTLIGYLIGNRSKNTLSDWLQNQGLADSVDAGADPVVDRNGGVFSVSVSLTDKGLANRDEVIAAVFSYLNKLRTDGIDKSYFDEVAKVLNLDFRYPSITRDMDYIEWLADTMLRVPVADVLDAPYIADRYDPQAIQARLEGMTPQNARIWYISPDEPHNKVAYFVEAPYQVDTITPEHFAQWQAASDKISLSLPVLNPYLPNDFTLIKPGRKYPHPEEVVNQSGLRVFYMPSQFYANDPKASITLALRNKEAMSTAKNQVMYGLNDYLAGLALDELNSQASVAGIGFSTGEDDGVTFNATGFTQHLPELMSALLKSYASYQPDQQQLDQAKSWYLERLASAEKGKAFELAIQPAQMLSQLPYTQRSERRALVAGITLDELNAYRKMLLEKSTPELMVVGNMTEESAKSLATDLKTQLSCEGESWWHSQYLVIDKKTSANLQQAGSSTDSALAALYVPLGYPEHESIASSALLSQIIQPWFYNQLRTEEQLGYAVFSFQMPVGRQWGIGFLLQSNVKQPAYLLSRFQAFYPTAEKRLREMSKEDFAQYQMAMINELKQRPQTLDEEAGRFSKDFNRENYQFDTREKVIAQIQALTPEKMATFFHKAVIEPQGLTLLSQISGSQHDRADYAQPEGFTNWQEVSRLQHSFPVNSDKP; encoded by the coding sequence ATGCGTCGTTATGCAGTCTGGTTCACCCCGTTTTTTCTGCTGTTCTCCCTGATCCCGCTGGCTCAGGCCCAACCTGGCTGGCAGCCCGTTCCCGAAGCGATCCGCAAAAGCGAAAAAGATCCGCGCGACTACCAGGCGATCAAGCTGGATAACGGCATGACGGTGCTGCTGGTCTCCGATCCGCAGGCGACGAAATCGCTTTCTGCGCTCACCCTTCCGGTGGGTTCGTTAGAAAATCCGCGCAATCAGCAGGGACTGGCTCACTATCTTGAGCATATGCTGCTGATGGGCTCTAAGCGCTACCCTCAGCCCGATAATCTGGCCGAATACCTGAAAAAACATGGCGGCAGCCACAACGCCAGCACGGCCTCCTACCGGACCGCTTTTTATCTTGAAGTGGAAAACGCGGCGCTGGAGCCTGCCGTTGACCGGCTGGCCGATGCGATTGCGGCCCCGCTGCTGGACCCGGTTAACGCAGACCGCGAACGTCACGCTGTGAACGCCGAGTTAACCATGGCCCGCTCCCGCGACGGCCTGCGTATGGCTCAGGTCGGCGCGGAGACGCTTAACCCGGAGCACCCCAGCTCACTCTTCTCTGGCGGCAACCTGGATACGCTGAAAGATAAGCCGGGCAGCAAACTGCATGACGCGCTGACGGCATTCTACCAGCGCTACTATTCGGCAAATCTGATGAAGGCGGTGATCTACAGCAACAAACCGATGGCAGAGCTGCAAACTATCGCCGTTAAAACGTTTGGTCGTGTGGAGAATCGCCACGCCACCGTACCGGATATTACGGTGCCGGTGGTGACGGATAAGCAGAAAGGCATCATCATTCATTACGTGCCGGCACAGCCGCGTAAGCAGCTGAAAATTGAATTTCGCATCGATAACAACAGCGACAAATTCCGCAGCAAAACCGACACGCTAATTGGCTACCTGATTGGTAACCGCAGTAAAAATACGCTGTCAGACTGGCTGCAGAATCAGGGGCTGGCTGATTCAGTGGACGCGGGAGCTGACCCGGTGGTTGACCGTAACGGCGGCGTCTTCTCTGTCTCTGTTTCCCTGACCGATAAAGGCCTGGCGAACCGGGATGAGGTCATTGCCGCCGTGTTCAGCTATCTCAACAAGCTGCGTACCGATGGCATTGATAAAAGTTACTTCGATGAAGTAGCCAAGGTGCTGAATCTCGATTTCCGCTATCCGTCAATCACCCGTGACATGGACTATATCGAATGGCTGGCAGATACCATGCTGCGGGTCCCGGTTGCCGATGTGCTGGATGCGCCCTATATTGCCGATCGTTACGATCCGCAGGCCATTCAGGCCCGTCTTGAGGGGATGACGCCGCAAAACGCGCGTATCTGGTATATCAGCCCTGACGAGCCGCATAACAAAGTCGCCTATTTTGTCGAGGCGCCCTATCAGGTGGATACCATCACGCCTGAACATTTCGCGCAGTGGCAGGCAGCCAGCGACAAAATCAGTTTGTCGTTGCCGGTGCTGAACCCCTACCTGCCGAATGATTTCACCTTAATCAAGCCAGGGCGCAAATATCCGCATCCTGAGGAGGTGGTTAATCAGTCTGGCCTGCGGGTGTTCTATATGCCCAGTCAGTTCTATGCTAACGATCCTAAAGCGAGCATCACGCTGGCGCTGCGGAATAAAGAGGCGATGAGTACCGCAAAAAACCAGGTTATGTACGGGCTGAATGATTACCTGGCCGGTCTGGCGCTGGATGAGCTTAATTCGCAGGCTTCCGTGGCCGGGATCGGCTTCTCGACGGGTGAGGATGATGGCGTGACCTTCAACGCCACAGGCTTTACCCAGCATCTGCCGGAGCTGATGAGCGCGCTGCTGAAAAGCTACGCCTCCTACCAGCCGGATCAGCAGCAGCTGGATCAGGCAAAGTCCTGGTATCTGGAGCGGCTGGCCTCAGCCGAGAAGGGCAAAGCGTTTGAGCTGGCTATTCAGCCGGCCCAGATGCTGTCGCAGCTTCCTTATACCCAGCGCAGCGAGCGCAGGGCGCTGGTAGCCGGTATTACGCTGGACGAGCTGAACGCCTATCGTAAAATGCTGCTGGAGAAGTCCACGCCGGAACTGATGGTGGTGGGCAATATGACGGAGGAGAGTGCAAAATCTCTGGCTACCGATCTTAAAACGCAGCTCAGCTGTGAAGGGGAGAGCTGGTGGCACAGCCAGTATCTGGTGATCGACAAGAAAACCTCCGCGAACCTCCAGCAGGCGGGCAGCAGCACCGATTCGGCGCTGGCCGCGCTCTACGTGCCGCTGGGTTATCCCGAGCATGAAAGTATTGCCAGCAGCGCCTTGCTCAGCCAGATTATTCAGCCATGGTTCTATAACCAGCTGCGTACCGAAGAGCAGCTTGGCTATGCGGTCTTCTCCTTCCAGATGCCGGTAGGGCGTCAGTGGGGCATCGGTTTCCTGCTGCAGAGCAACGTGAAGCAGCCTGCTTATCTGCTGAGCCGTTTCCAGGCGTTCTACCCTACGGCGGAAAAGAGATTGCGTGAAATGAGTAAAGAAGATTTTGCCCAGTATCAGATGGCGATGATTAACGAGCTGAAACAGCGTCCCCAGACGCTGGATGAAGAAGCGGGCCGCTTCAGCAAAGATTTCAACCGCGAAAACTATCAGTTTGATACGCGCGAAAAGGTCATTGCGCAGATCCAGGCGCTGACGCCTGAAAAGATGGC
- a CDS encoding prepilin peptidase-dependent protein, translating into MPMKQGGFSLMEMLIALAVSSVLLVGAARVLPALQRHNLQTLMRFQLHEEIQLMMATLQKAVIRAGYCKGECAGAGLRIAESGRCFLVRWDENSNGRWEGIGSAESDFYGYRFRQGSLETQRGVESCEGSGWEKLNDPATVILSDFQIVQNAKQIRLTLTASARAFPQQPITLERWITAGNL; encoded by the coding sequence GTGCCCATGAAACAGGGCGGATTCAGCCTGATGGAGATGCTGATTGCGCTGGCCGTCAGCAGCGTGCTGTTAGTGGGTGCCGCCAGAGTGCTGCCGGCGCTGCAACGCCACAATCTGCAGACGCTGATGCGCTTTCAACTGCATGAGGAGATCCAGCTAATGATGGCTACGCTGCAAAAAGCGGTAATCAGAGCGGGCTACTGTAAAGGAGAGTGTGCCGGTGCTGGCCTGCGGATTGCAGAAAGCGGGCGCTGCTTTTTGGTGCGCTGGGATGAAAACAGCAACGGAAGATGGGAAGGGATCGGCAGCGCAGAGAGCGACTTCTACGGTTACCGCTTCCGTCAGGGCAGCCTGGAGACGCAGCGCGGCGTTGAGAGCTGTGAAGGGAGCGGCTGGGAGAAGCTCAACGATCCGGCGACGGTCATCCTTTCTGATTTTCAGATAGTGCAGAATGCCAAACAGATACGACTGACTCTTACCGCTTCTGCCAGAGCCTTTCCACAGCAGCCGATCACCCTTGAGCGCTGGATCACGGCGGGGAATTTATGA
- a CDS encoding prepilin-type N-terminal cleavage/methylation domain-containing protein, producing MRQQQGFSLAETLVALVLFASSLVALMHYQIAPVKGFQLQAEQKEAWRYAWQRFEGYQPPRWQSSLTQQPASSGCQLLTSTVVSPLGRKAKLTLLRCPQADE from the coding sequence ATGAGGCAACAGCAGGGTTTTAGTTTAGCGGAGACGCTGGTGGCGCTGGTTCTGTTTGCCAGCAGCCTGGTGGCATTGATGCATTATCAGATCGCGCCGGTAAAAGGGTTTCAGCTGCAGGCAGAGCAAAAAGAGGCCTGGCGATATGCCTGGCAGCGTTTCGAAGGCTATCAGCCGCCGCGCTGGCAAAGCTCGCTGACACAGCAGCCGGCCTCTTCGGGCTGCCAGCTTCTGACGTCAACAGTCGTCAGCCCGCTGGGGCGCAAGGCGAAGCTGACGTTGTTACGCTGCCCGCAGGCTGACGAGTAA
- the recC gene encoding exodeoxyribonuclease V subunit gamma, producing the protein MFTVYHSNQLDLLKTLAAWQIENQPLRDPFQSEVVLVQSPGMAQWLQMSLAEQFGIAANITFPLPASFIWDMFVRVLPDIPKESAFNKASMSWKLMTLLPEMLSHPEFTLLDHYLTDDGDKRKLFQLASRIADLFDQYLVYRSSWLNSWEKGKLIEGLGEAQQWQAPLWAALVEYTRELGQPEWHRANLYSRFISTLENSSVRPPNLPDRIFICGISALPPVYLQALQALGKHIDIHLLFTNPCRHYWGDIQDYAFLAKLQSRRRQHYQQQRESALFRQPDAAELFNEAGEQQLSNPLLASWGKLGRDNLFLLAQMECREIDAFVDIEPTTLLQSLQHDLLELEDNAVIGLQLEEWETSRRKRLLDPADRSVSIHLCHSPQREVEVLQDRLLQMMASDPLLSPRDVIVMVADIDAYTPFIQAVFGNAPADRYLPFAISDRRASQAHPALQAFISLLTLPDSRFTSEEVLALLEVPALANRFAINEEGLKRLRSWVEESGIRWGLDDETIRNLELTPTGQHTWHFGLTRMLLGYAINSESGHWQGVLPYDESSGLIAELAGNLAELLMRLRYWRALLNEERALEEWLPLCRALLNDFFAGDADTEAALALIEDQWQQAINCGIQAKYDRAVPLSLLRDELAGRLDQERISQRFLAGPVNFCTLMPMRSIPFKVVCLLGMNDGVYPRTLPPLGFDLMSQKPEKGDRSRRDDDRYLFLEAINSAQQMLYISYIGRTIQDNSERFPSVLVSELVEYISQSFCLERDRMLDVDSSAKGVVDHIHHLHSRMPFAAENFSPQAEFRSFAAEWLPAATASGVPHPAFMQPLPPLVVEELNLEQLMRFWRHPVRAFFSQRLGVSFVLEETSLPDAEPFLMDNLSRYQVNKQLLNTLIDEQPTESLYDLQRAAGLLPYGAWGELFWQSQLEEMAELASRVREQRTESASWEIALQVGGVQLHGWLPQVQDDGLLRWRPGHLNFTDGLSLWLEHLVYCMLGGQGSSRMFGKKESQWRFPPLSVEQAGSWLERYVDGYRQGMCSPLLLLPRSGGAWLEAAWDEKSGALLHDESSQAKASSKLLQAWQGNQQIEGEGSDPYLARLFRTLDEEIVQQIARNAEIWLLPLLQMNDTGRDIL; encoded by the coding sequence ATGTTTACCGTTTATCACTCTAATCAGCTGGATCTGCTGAAAACGCTGGCGGCCTGGCAGATTGAGAACCAGCCGCTGCGCGATCCGTTCCAGTCTGAAGTGGTGCTGGTACAGAGTCCCGGCATGGCGCAGTGGCTGCAAATGTCCCTTGCGGAGCAGTTTGGCATTGCGGCGAATATTACCTTCCCGCTGCCCGCGAGCTTTATCTGGGATATGTTTGTACGGGTTCTGCCTGATATCCCCAAAGAGAGCGCGTTCAATAAAGCCAGTATGAGCTGGAAGCTGATGACCCTGCTGCCGGAGATGCTCTCACACCCTGAATTTACGCTGCTGGATCACTACCTGACGGATGACGGGGACAAACGCAAGCTGTTCCAGCTGGCTTCCCGCATTGCCGATCTCTTTGACCAGTATCTGGTTTATCGCTCCTCCTGGCTCAACAGTTGGGAGAAAGGGAAGCTGATTGAGGGGCTGGGCGAAGCGCAGCAGTGGCAGGCTCCTCTGTGGGCGGCGCTGGTTGAGTACACACGGGAACTTGGCCAGCCTGAATGGCACCGCGCCAATCTCTACTCACGCTTTATCTCCACACTGGAAAACAGTAGCGTGCGGCCGCCAAATCTGCCCGACAGAATATTTATTTGTGGTATATCGGCTTTGCCGCCCGTCTATCTGCAGGCTCTGCAGGCGCTTGGAAAGCATATCGATATTCATCTGCTGTTCACTAACCCCTGCCGCCACTACTGGGGGGATATTCAGGACTATGCTTTTCTGGCAAAACTGCAAAGCCGTCGTCGTCAGCATTATCAACAGCAGCGGGAAAGCGCGCTGTTTCGTCAGCCTGACGCGGCCGAGCTTTTCAATGAGGCCGGTGAGCAGCAGTTAAGCAATCCGCTTCTCGCCTCCTGGGGAAAGCTGGGCAGGGATAACCTGTTTTTGCTGGCACAGATGGAGTGCCGGGAAATTGATGCGTTTGTTGATATCGAGCCCACCACGCTGCTGCAGAGCCTGCAGCACGATCTGCTGGAGCTGGAAGATAATGCGGTCATAGGCCTGCAGCTTGAAGAGTGGGAAACCAGTCGCCGCAAACGTCTGCTGGATCCTGCAGACAGATCGGTCAGCATTCATCTCTGCCACAGCCCGCAGCGGGAAGTCGAAGTTCTGCAGGACCGCCTGCTGCAAATGATGGCGAGCGATCCCCTGCTTTCTCCGCGTGATGTGATTGTGATGGTAGCGGATATTGATGCCTACACCCCTTTTATTCAGGCCGTGTTTGGCAATGCTCCCGCAGACCGCTATCTGCCTTTTGCTATCTCAGATCGCCGGGCCAGCCAGGCTCACCCGGCGCTACAGGCTTTTATCTCGCTGCTGACGCTGCCAGACAGCCGTTTCACCTCAGAAGAGGTGCTGGCCCTGCTGGAAGTGCCCGCTCTGGCAAACCGCTTTGCTATCAATGAAGAGGGGCTGAAGCGGCTGCGCAGTTGGGTGGAGGAGTCAGGGATCCGCTGGGGGCTGGATGATGAAACCATTCGTAATCTGGAACTCACGCCAACCGGGCAGCATACCTGGCATTTTGGCCTGACCCGCATGCTGCTGGGCTATGCCATCAACAGCGAAAGCGGCCACTGGCAGGGCGTGCTGCCCTATGATGAGTCGAGCGGACTGATAGCCGAGCTGGCGGGGAACCTGGCAGAGCTGCTGATGCGGCTTCGCTACTGGCGGGCTTTATTAAACGAGGAGAGAGCGCTTGAGGAGTGGTTACCTCTCTGTCGGGCGCTGCTTAACGACTTCTTTGCCGGTGATGCCGACACGGAAGCGGCTCTGGCGCTGATTGAAGATCAGTGGCAGCAGGCGATTAACTGCGGTATTCAGGCAAAGTACGATCGGGCTGTGCCGCTTTCGCTGCTGCGTGATGAGCTGGCAGGCCGCCTTGATCAGGAGCGTATCAGCCAGCGCTTCCTGGCGGGTCCCGTTAACTTCTGTACCCTGATGCCGATGCGATCCATTCCCTTCAAGGTGGTTTGTCTGCTGGGTATGAACGATGGGGTCTACCCCCGCACGCTGCCGCCGCTTGGCTTTGATCTGATGAGCCAGAAGCCTGAAAAGGGCGACCGTAGTCGCCGTGATGATGACCGCTATCTGTTTCTTGAGGCGATTAATTCTGCGCAGCAGATGCTCTATATCAGCTATATCGGCCGGACGATTCAGGACAACTCAGAACGCTTCCCTTCGGTGCTGGTGAGTGAACTGGTGGAGTATATCAGCCAGAGTTTCTGCCTGGAGAGGGACCGGATGCTGGATGTGGACAGCAGCGCAAAGGGCGTGGTCGATCATATCCATCATCTGCACAGCCGGATGCCCTTTGCGGCGGAGAACTTCTCTCCCCAGGCGGAGTTCCGCAGTTTTGCGGCCGAGTGGCTGCCTGCCGCCACGGCCAGTGGCGTCCCGCATCCCGCCTTTATGCAGCCGTTACCGCCGCTGGTGGTGGAGGAGCTTAACCTTGAGCAGCTGATGCGTTTCTGGCGTCATCCGGTGCGGGCCTTTTTCAGCCAGCGGCTGGGGGTAAGTTTCGTGCTTGAAGAGACCAGCCTGCCCGATGCAGAACCCTTTTTGATGGATAACCTGAGCCGCTATCAGGTCAACAAACAGCTGCTGAATACGCTGATTGATGAGCAGCCCACCGAGTCGCTTTACGATCTGCAACGGGCTGCGGGGTTGCTTCCTTATGGCGCCTGGGGAGAGCTTTTCTGGCAGTCTCAGCTGGAAGAGATGGCGGAACTCGCCAGCCGGGTACGCGAGCAGCGAACAGAATCAGCGAGCTGGGAAATCGCGCTTCAGGTGGGGGGCGTTCAGCTTCACGGCTGGCTGCCACAGGTTCAGGATGACGGGCTACTGCGCTGGCGTCCCGGCCATCTCAATTTTACCGATGGCCTTTCCTTGTGGCTGGAGCACCTGGTCTACTGCATGCTGGGCGGCCAGGGCAGCAGCAGAATGTTTGGCAAAAAAGAGAGCCAGTGGCGGTTTCCACCGCTGAGCGTTGAACAGGCCGGCTCGTGGCTGGAGCGCTATGTCGATGGCTACCGGCAGGGGATGTGTTCGCCTCTGCTGCTGCTGCCGCGCAGCGGCGGTGCCTGGCTGGAAGCGGCCTGGGATGAAAAGTCCGGGGCGCTGTTGCATGATGAGAGCAGCCAGGCGAAAGCCAGCAGCAAGCTGCTTCAGGCGTGGCAAGGGAACCAGCAGATCGAAGGCGAGGGAAGCGATCCCTATCTGGCACGCCTTTTCCGCACCCTGGATGAGGAAATAGTGCAGCAAATCGCCCGGAATGCGGAAATTTGGCTGTTGCCGCTGTTGCAGATGAATGACACAGGGCGGGACATCCTGTAG